A genomic region of Rhodanobacter sp. contains the following coding sequences:
- a CDS encoding response regulator transcription factor — MNAAAPRILVIDDEAQIRRFLDIGLRAEGYQVLLAANAAEGLAQAATGNPDLVILDLGLPDRDGHEVLAELRQWSRVPVLMLSVRDAETEKVRALDAGANDYVTKPFGIQELMARLRALLRQRPAGEPEAPQRWSDDRLSVDLLRREVRLDGAEVALTRKEYAVLALLLRHAGRVVTQPHLLREVWGPSHAADSQYLRIVIGKLRQKLGDDPAQPRWLKTEPGVGYRFLG; from the coding sequence ATGAATGCCGCCGCGCCCCGCATCCTGGTGATCGACGACGAAGCGCAGATCCGCCGCTTCCTCGACATCGGCCTGCGCGCCGAGGGCTATCAGGTGCTGCTCGCCGCCAACGCCGCCGAAGGCCTGGCGCAGGCCGCCACCGGCAACCCGGACCTGGTGATCCTCGACCTCGGCCTGCCCGACCGCGACGGCCACGAAGTGTTGGCGGAGTTGCGCCAATGGAGCCGGGTGCCGGTGCTCATGCTGTCGGTGCGCGACGCCGAAACGGAAAAGGTGCGCGCCCTGGACGCCGGCGCCAACGACTACGTCACCAAGCCCTTCGGCATCCAGGAACTGATGGCGCGCCTGCGCGCGTTGTTGCGCCAGCGCCCGGCCGGCGAACCGGAGGCGCCGCAGCGCTGGAGCGACGACCGGCTCAGCGTCGACCTGTTGCGCCGCGAAGTGCGCCTGGACGGCGCCGAGGTGGCGTTGACCCGCAAGGAATATGCCGTGCTGGCCCTGCTGCTGCGCCATGCCGGCCGCGTGGTCACCCAGCCGCATCTGCTGCGCGAAGTGTGGGGGCCCAGCCATGCGGCCGACAGCCAGTACCTGCGCATCGTGATCGGCAAACTGCGCCAGAAACTGGGCGACGATCCCGCGCAGCCGCGCTGGCTGAAGACCGAGCCGGGCGTGGGTTACCGCTTCCTGGGTTGA
- the kdpC gene encoding potassium-transporting ATPase subunit KdpC: MSKLLRQSLLMLVLLTVLTGVAYPLLVTGLAQAVFPGPANGSLVLKDGKAVGSTLIGQEFSDPKYFWGRLSATTPNPYNGGSSSGSNLGPTNPALTETARQRIAALRAADPGNAAPVPVDLVTASASGLDPDISPAAAQYQVARVARARGLSVTAVEALVAAHTRGRQFGVLGEPRVNVLALNLALDALQKR, from the coding sequence ATGAGCAAGCTGTTGCGTCAATCCCTTCTGATGCTGGTGCTGTTGACCGTCCTGACCGGCGTGGCCTATCCCTTGCTGGTGACCGGCCTGGCGCAGGCGGTGTTCCCCGGCCCGGCCAACGGCAGCCTGGTCCTGAAGGACGGCAAGGCGGTCGGCTCCACGCTGATCGGCCAGGAGTTCTCCGACCCGAAATATTTCTGGGGACGGCTCTCGGCGACCACGCCCAACCCGTACAACGGCGGATCCTCGTCGGGCTCCAACCTCGGGCCGACCAACCCGGCGCTGACCGAGACGGCGCGGCAACGCATCGCCGCGCTGCGCGCCGCCGATCCGGGCAACGCCGCGCCGGTGCCGGTGGATCTGGTCACCGCGTCCGCCAGCGGCCTCGATCCCGACATCAGCCCGGCCGCGGCGCAGTACCAGGTGGCGCGGGTGGCGCGCGCGCGCGGCCTGTCCGTGACGGCGGTAGAGGCACTGGTGGCGGCGCATACCCGTGGCCGGCAGTTCGGCGTGCTGGGCGAGCCGCGGGTGAACGTGCTGGCGCTCAATCTTGCCTTGGACGCGCTCCAGAAGCGCTAA
- the kdpA gene encoding potassium-transporting ATPase subunit KdpA, which produces MTSNDIVQLSLYMAVLLLLVKPLGGYMAGVFADAPNRVVRFGAPVERALYRLCGIDPAEDMGWKRYALAMLVFNMLGLLAVYALQRLQQWLPLNPQHLGAVSPDSAMNTAISFATNTNWQGYGGETTMSYLTQMLGLSVQNFLSAATGIAVLLAVIRGFTRRSTKGLGNFWVDMVRSTLYVLLPLSLLLSLLLVSQGVVQNFKSYVDVPVVQASSYVDTLKDAAGNPLKDAAGKVETQQVPVTVQSLPMGPAASQIAIKQLGTNGGGFFNVNSAHPYENPTPLSNFVELLAILLIPAALCYTFGQMVGDRRQGWALLLVMLVIFVPLLLTCTAAEQAGNPALMHLPVDQHASALQAGGNMEGKETRFGIVNSTLWATATTAASNGSVNAMHDSFTPLGGLVPMWLIQLGEVIFGGVGCGLYGMLAFAVVAVFIAGLMVGRTPEYLGKKIEAHEMKMASLAVLVPCALVVVGTAIAVMVPAGVAGVANPGAHGFSEILYALSSASNNNGSAFAGLSANTPFWNTLLGACMYFSRYLLVIAMLAMAGSLAAKRHVPASAGTLPTHTPLFVTLLACVVIVVGALTFLPALALGPIAEYLMSAH; this is translated from the coding sequence ATGACCTCCAACGATATCGTCCAACTCAGCCTGTACATGGCTGTGCTGCTGCTGCTGGTCAAGCCGCTGGGCGGCTACATGGCCGGCGTTTTCGCCGACGCGCCCAATCGCGTCGTCCGCTTCGGCGCGCCGGTGGAACGTGCGCTTTACCGCCTGTGCGGCATCGACCCGGCCGAGGACATGGGCTGGAAACGCTATGCGCTGGCCATGCTGGTGTTCAACATGCTCGGCCTGCTGGCGGTGTACGCGCTGCAGCGGCTGCAGCAGTGGCTGCCGCTGAACCCGCAGCACCTCGGCGCGGTGTCGCCGGATTCGGCGATGAACACCGCGATCAGCTTCGCCACCAACACCAACTGGCAGGGCTACGGCGGCGAGACGACGATGAGCTACCTGACCCAGATGCTGGGCCTGTCGGTGCAGAACTTCCTCTCGGCGGCCACCGGCATCGCGGTGCTGCTGGCGGTGATCCGCGGCTTCACCCGGCGCAGCACCAAGGGTCTGGGCAATTTCTGGGTGGACATGGTGCGCAGCACGCTCTACGTGCTGTTGCCGCTGTCGCTGCTGCTGTCGCTGCTGCTGGTGTCGCAGGGCGTGGTGCAGAACTTCAAGTCCTATGTCGACGTGCCGGTGGTGCAGGCTTCCAGCTACGTGGACACGCTCAAGGATGCCGCGGGCAATCCGCTCAAGGACGCCGCCGGCAAGGTGGAAACGCAGCAGGTGCCGGTGACCGTGCAGAGCCTGCCGATGGGGCCGGCCGCGTCGCAGATCGCGATCAAGCAGCTCGGCACCAACGGCGGCGGTTTCTTCAACGTCAATTCGGCGCATCCCTACGAGAATCCGACGCCGCTGTCGAACTTCGTCGAGCTGCTGGCCATCCTGCTGATCCCCGCCGCGCTCTGCTACACCTTCGGCCAGATGGTCGGCGACCGCCGTCAGGGCTGGGCGCTGCTGCTGGTGATGCTGGTGATTTTCGTGCCGCTGCTGTTGACCTGCACCGCGGCCGAGCAGGCCGGCAATCCGGCGCTGATGCATCTGCCGGTCGACCAGCACGCCTCGGCGCTGCAGGCAGGCGGCAACATGGAGGGCAAGGAGACCCGCTTCGGCATCGTCAATTCCACGCTGTGGGCCACCGCCACCACCGCCGCGTCCAACGGCTCGGTCAACGCGATGCACGACTCCTTCACCCCGCTGGGCGGCCTGGTGCCGATGTGGCTGATCCAGCTGGGCGAGGTGATCTTCGGCGGCGTCGGCTGCGGCTTGTACGGCATGCTTGCCTTCGCCGTGGTGGCGGTGTTCATCGCCGGCCTGATGGTGGGCCGCACGCCGGAATACCTCGGCAAGAAGATCGAGGCGCACGAGATGAAGATGGCCAGCCTCGCCGTGCTGGTGCCCTGCGCGCTGGTGGTGGTGGGCACGGCGATCGCCGTGATGGTTCCCGCCGGCGTGGCGGGCGTGGCCAACCCGGGCGCGCACGGTTTCAGCGAGATCCTCTACGCGCTGTCGTCCGCTTCCAACAACAACGGCAGTGCGTTCGCGGGGTTGTCGGCGAACACGCCGTTCTGGAACACGTTGCTGGGCGCGTGCATGTACTTCTCCCGCTACCTGCTGGTGATCGCCATGCTGGCGATGGCCGGTTCGCTGGCCGCCAAGCGCCACGTGCCGGCCTCCGCGGGCACGCTGCCTACGCACACGCCGCTGTTCGTCACCCTGCTGGCCTGCGTGGTCATCGTGGTCGGCGCGCTGACCTTCCTGCCGGCGCTGGCGCTGGGCCCCATCGCCGAATACCTGATGTCGGCGCACTGA
- the kdpB gene encoding potassium-transporting ATPase subunit KdpB codes for MTSHTQAVRADSVKGFGRELILNAVADAFRKLSPRVQFKNPVMFVVFVCSVLTTLLWLQALAGHGEAPTGFIFWVGLWLWFTLLFANFAEALAEGRGKAQADALRSSRKDVMAKKLAAPEREAAITFVPSNDLRSGHHVLVEAGEQIPGDGEVVIGAASVDESAITGESAPVIRESGGDRSAVTGGTRVLSDWLVVRITSNPGESFLDRMIAMVEGAARRKTPNEIALTIMLAKFTLIFLLACATLLPYSIYSVQASGAGHPITLTVLTALLVCLIPTTIGALLSAIGIAGMDRMIRANVIATSGRAVEAAGDVDVLLLDKTGTITLGNRQAVAFHPAPDVDEHALAEAAQLASLADETPEGRSVVVLAKERFNLREHSLEALHAHFVPFTAQTRMSGVDVDGRLIRKGALDAVERHLVAAGSHLPPRVKGMAEDIARRGATPLLVTEGSAALGVIELKDIVKGGIKERFAEMRKMGIKTIMITGDNPLTAAAIAAEAGVDDFLAEATPEAKLKLIRDIQSENRLVAMCGDGTNDAPALAQADVAVAMNTGTQAAKEAGNMVDLDSNPTKLIEVVEIGKQMLITRGALTTFSIANDIAKYFAIIPAAFATTYPALNALNVMHLATPRSAILSAVIFNALIIVFLIPLALKGVKYRALGAGALLRRNLLVYGLGGVVVPFIGIKLIDMLLVLLGMA; via the coding sequence ATGACCTCGCATACCCAAGCCGTGCGCGCCGATTCCGTCAAGGGTTTCGGCCGCGAATTGATCCTCAACGCGGTGGCCGACGCCTTCCGCAAGCTCTCGCCGCGGGTGCAGTTCAAGAACCCGGTGATGTTCGTGGTGTTCGTGTGCAGCGTGTTGACCACCCTGCTGTGGCTGCAAGCGCTCGCCGGACACGGCGAGGCGCCCACCGGCTTCATCTTCTGGGTCGGCCTGTGGCTGTGGTTCACCCTGCTGTTCGCCAATTTCGCCGAGGCGCTGGCGGAAGGGCGCGGCAAGGCGCAGGCCGACGCGTTGCGCAGCTCGCGCAAGGATGTGATGGCCAAGAAGCTCGCCGCGCCGGAGCGCGAGGCGGCGATCACCTTCGTGCCGTCCAACGACCTGCGCAGCGGCCACCACGTGCTGGTGGAAGCGGGCGAGCAGATTCCCGGCGACGGCGAGGTGGTGATCGGTGCCGCCAGCGTGGACGAGAGCGCGATCACCGGCGAGTCTGCGCCAGTGATCCGCGAGTCCGGCGGCGACCGCAGCGCGGTCACCGGCGGTACCCGCGTGTTGTCGGACTGGCTGGTGGTGCGCATCACCAGCAACCCCGGCGAGAGCTTCCTCGACCGCATGATCGCGATGGTGGAAGGCGCCGCGCGGCGCAAGACGCCGAACGAGATCGCGCTGACCATCATGTTGGCCAAGTTCACCCTGATCTTCCTGCTCGCCTGCGCCACGCTGCTGCCGTATTCGATCTACAGCGTGCAGGCCAGCGGCGCCGGCCACCCGATCACCTTGACGGTGCTGACCGCGTTGCTGGTGTGCCTGATCCCCACCACCATCGGCGCGCTGCTCTCGGCCATCGGCATCGCCGGCATGGACCGGATGATCCGCGCCAACGTGATCGCCACCTCCGGCCGCGCGGTGGAGGCGGCCGGCGACGTGGACGTGCTGCTGCTGGACAAGACCGGCACGATCACCCTGGGCAACCGCCAGGCGGTGGCGTTCCATCCGGCGCCCGACGTGGACGAGCACGCGCTGGCCGAGGCCGCCCAGCTCGCCTCGCTGGCGGACGAGACGCCGGAGGGGCGCAGCGTGGTGGTGCTGGCGAAGGAGCGCTTCAACCTGCGCGAGCATTCGCTGGAAGCGCTGCACGCCCATTTCGTGCCGTTCACCGCGCAGACCCGCATGAGCGGCGTGGATGTGGACGGCCGGCTGATCCGCAAGGGCGCGCTGGACGCGGTGGAGCGTCATCTCGTGGCCGCCGGCAGCCACCTGCCGCCGCGGGTCAAGGGCATGGCCGAGGACATCGCGCGCCGCGGCGCCACGCCGCTGCTGGTGACCGAGGGCAGCGCCGCGCTGGGCGTGATCGAGCTGAAGGACATCGTCAAGGGCGGCATCAAGGAGCGCTTCGCCGAGATGCGCAAGATGGGCATCAAGACCATCATGATCACCGGCGACAACCCGCTCACCGCGGCGGCGATCGCGGCCGAAGCCGGCGTGGACGACTTCCTCGCCGAGGCCACGCCGGAGGCCAAGCTCAAGCTGATCCGCGACATCCAGTCCGAGAACCGGCTGGTGGCGATGTGCGGCGACGGCACCAACGACGCGCCGGCGCTGGCGCAGGCCGACGTGGCGGTGGCGATGAACACCGGCACGCAGGCGGCCAAGGAAGCCGGCAACATGGTCGATCTCGACTCCAACCCGACCAAGTTGATCGAGGTGGTGGAGATCGGCAAGCAGATGCTGATCACCCGCGGCGCGCTGACCACGTTCTCGATCGCCAACGACATCGCCAAGTATTTCGCGATCATCCCGGCCGCGTTCGCCACCACCTATCCGGCGTTGAACGCGCTCAACGTGATGCACCTGGCCACGCCGCGCAGCGCGATCCTGTCGGCGGTGATCTTCAACGCGCTGATCATCGTGTTCCTGATTCCGCTGGCGCTGAAGGGCGTGAAGTACCGCGCGCTGGGCGCCGGCGCGCTGCTGCGGCGCAACCTGCTGGTCTACGGCCTCGGCGGTGTCGTGGTGCCGTTCATCGGCATCAAGCTGATCGACATGCTGCTGGTGCTGCTGGGCATGGCCTGA
- a CDS encoding NAD(P)-binding protein produces MRDPRYDILFEPVRIGPVTAKNRFFQVPHCNGMGHAMPLAHAAMREVKAEGGWAVVSTEECEIHPSGDLTPYVEARLWDDRDIPALALMCDKVHAHGALAALELTHNGPTASNLYSREVLIAPSHQPAKYGYPHQARAMTLHDIREYRRWHREAAIRGKRAGMDIVYVYAAHDLSLAMHFLQHRRNQRSDAYGGPLENRVRLLREVLQDTKDAVGDRCAVALRFAVDEMLGPGGVELAEAQDIVGMLAELPDLWDVNLAAWYNDSVPSRFAAEGAQEPFIAFVKKATSKPVVGVGRFTSPDTMVSQLRRGVLDLIGCARPSIADPFLPRKVEQGRIDDIRECIGCNVCVSGDMTISPIRCTQNPSMGEEWRKGWHPERIAPARTPARVLVVGAGPAGLEAARALGQRGCTVSLAEARRELGGRVSREARLPGLAEWARVRDWRTGQINKLANVDVYLDSALSTQDVLDFGAEHVVLATGSHWRRDGYGRSHGFAIPGFADNPRVFTLDDLLDGRLPQGRVVVFDDDGCYYGSVAAELLRLRGCEVTHLTPDDLIAPWGQHTLDYRHVRKRMAALGIAAMASHDVIGYADTTLLVEDVWTHQRRELACEAVVTVTARLPDDALFQQLRQREAAWADAGIRTLRCIGDAEAPGLIAHAVYAGHRYARELQEPARGEVAFERHFHSADAGDLRRAREPGG; encoded by the coding sequence ATGAGGGATCCGCGCTACGACATCCTGTTCGAACCGGTGCGGATCGGCCCGGTCACTGCGAAGAACCGCTTCTTCCAGGTGCCGCACTGCAACGGCATGGGCCACGCGATGCCGCTGGCGCACGCGGCAATGCGCGAGGTGAAGGCCGAGGGCGGCTGGGCGGTGGTGTCCACCGAGGAGTGCGAGATCCATCCCAGCGGCGACCTCACGCCCTACGTCGAGGCGCGGCTGTGGGACGACCGCGACATCCCCGCGCTGGCGCTGATGTGCGACAAGGTGCACGCGCACGGCGCGCTGGCCGCGCTGGAGCTGACCCACAACGGCCCCACCGCGTCGAACCTGTATTCGCGCGAGGTGCTGATCGCGCCGTCGCACCAGCCCGCCAAGTACGGCTATCCGCACCAGGCGCGCGCGATGACGTTGCACGACATCCGCGAGTACCGCCGCTGGCACCGCGAGGCGGCGATCCGCGGCAAGCGCGCCGGCATGGACATCGTCTACGTCTATGCGGCGCACGATCTCTCGCTGGCGATGCATTTCCTGCAGCACCGGCGCAATCAGCGCAGCGACGCCTACGGCGGCCCGCTGGAGAACCGCGTGCGCCTGCTGCGCGAGGTGCTGCAGGACACGAAGGATGCGGTGGGCGACCGCTGCGCGGTGGCGCTGCGCTTCGCCGTCGATGAGATGCTGGGCCCGGGCGGCGTGGAACTGGCCGAAGCGCAGGACATCGTCGGCATGCTGGCCGAGCTGCCGGATCTCTGGGACGTGAACCTGGCCGCCTGGTACAACGACTCGGTGCCCTCGCGCTTCGCTGCCGAGGGCGCGCAGGAGCCGTTCATCGCCTTCGTCAAGAAGGCCACCAGCAAGCCGGTGGTGGGCGTGGGCCGCTTCACCTCGCCCGACACCATGGTGTCGCAGCTCCGGCGCGGCGTGCTGGACCTGATCGGCTGCGCGCGGCCGTCGATTGCCGATCCGTTCCTGCCGCGCAAGGTCGAGCAGGGCCGCATCGACGACATCCGCGAATGCATCGGCTGCAACGTCTGCGTCTCCGGCGACATGACCATTTCGCCGATCCGCTGCACGCAGAACCCGAGCATGGGCGAGGAATGGCGCAAGGGCTGGCACCCGGAGCGCATCGCGCCGGCCCGCACGCCGGCACGCGTGCTGGTGGTCGGCGCCGGCCCCGCCGGGCTGGAGGCCGCACGCGCGCTGGGCCAGCGCGGCTGCACGGTGAGCCTGGCCGAAGCGCGCCGCGAGCTGGGCGGCCGCGTCAGCCGCGAGGCGCGCCTGCCCGGCTTGGCCGAGTGGGCGCGCGTGCGCGACTGGCGCACGGGCCAGATCAACAAGCTCGCGAACGTGGACGTCTATCTCGACTCGGCGCTGAGCACGCAGGACGTGCTCGACTTCGGCGCGGAGCACGTGGTGCTGGCCACCGGCAGCCACTGGCGCCGCGACGGCTACGGCCGCAGCCACGGCTTCGCCATCCCCGGCTTCGCCGACAACCCGCGCGTGTTCACGCTGGACGACCTGCTGGACGGCCGCCTGCCGCAAGGCCGCGTGGTGGTGTTCGACGACGACGGCTGCTACTACGGCAGCGTGGCGGCCGAGCTGCTGCGCCTGCGGGGCTGCGAGGTGACCCACCTCACGCCCGACGACCTGATCGCGCCGTGGGGCCAGCACACGCTGGACTACCGGCATGTCCGCAAGCGGATGGCCGCGCTGGGCATCGCGGCGATGGCGTCGCACGACGTGATCGGCTACGCCGACACCACGCTGCTCGTCGAGGACGTGTGGACCCATCAGCGACGCGAGCTGGCCTGCGAGGCCGTGGTCACCGTCACCGCGCGCCTGCCCGACGACGCGTTGTTCCAGCAACTGCGGCAACGCGAGGCGGCATGGGCCGACGCCGGCATCCGCACGCTGCGCTGCATCGGCGACGCCGAGGCGCCGGGCCTGATCGCGCACGCGGTGTACGCCGGCCACCGCTACGCCCGCGAGTTGCAGGAGCCGGCCCGCGGCGAGGTCGCGTTCGAACGGCATTTCCACAGCGCCGACGCCGGCGACTTGCGGCGCGCGCGCGAACCCGGCGGCTGA
- a CDS encoding sensor histidine kinase KdpD, whose product MTENDHRQARADALLSTTQEEQHRRLKVFLGAAPGVGKTFAMLSAARELKRQGVDVVVGLVETHGRAETAALLEGMEVLPRRTVSYREREFTEFDLDAALARRPKVLLVDELAHRNLPGSRHERRWQDIAELLDAGIEVYTALNVQHLESLNDQMRRITGVTVRETVPDAFLDRARDIMLIDLPPRELIERLKQGKVYVPETAAAALDAFFSPTNLAALRELAVETVASHVESDLREHMLARGGAMPVRRRVLAAIDGHAQSEYLVRVARRIAERRGAPWSVVYVDTGGASDPARRERTDAAMRLARRLGGEALVLRGHSVADELLAHADREGVGQIILGRTRERPLARMLGRSLTQQLLRRGAHLELAIIATPAERARSRRRLQRSALQGSRSEYIHASIATLVAFALAFAVDRYLSVANLSLIFLTAVLVVAVRTRMSVAVYTALACFLGDNFFFTPPRYTLMINNAGDVLTVGLFLVAALVSSRLATRLSSQVVSLRTAQVRSRALLALGQRLAASTDADGVRNVGAQAMAKTLDAQVAILARDAARLQAVAVSPHGMVLSMQDLAAADWSEQHAEPAGRYTDTINAASCWTLPLGGEDSRLGVAALRFAPDVAEPDPERRSLALAMAQDIGQALERARLADELESARVQGETERLRSALLSSVSHDLRSPLSSMIGAAGTLVDYEDRLPPAERRELLEAILGEGQRLDRYIQNLLDMTRLGHGTLKLNRDWVDVAEIVGAAATRLRKLFPAQRLETALPRDTVLLHAHPALIEQALFNILENAARFSPPDQPVAVEARTEGGRLLLDVADRGPGIPEDERARIFDMFYSVSRGDRAAQGTGLGLAICRGMIGAHGGSVEALPRAGGGTTIRISLPLPEPPDTNA is encoded by the coding sequence ATGACCGAGAACGACCACCGCCAGGCCCGCGCCGACGCCCTGCTCAGCACGACGCAGGAGGAACAGCATCGCCGGCTCAAGGTGTTCCTCGGCGCCGCGCCGGGCGTGGGCAAGACGTTCGCCATGCTGTCGGCTGCGCGCGAGCTGAAGCGGCAGGGCGTGGACGTGGTGGTGGGGCTGGTCGAGACCCATGGCCGCGCCGAGACCGCGGCGTTGCTGGAGGGCATGGAGGTGCTGCCGCGGCGCACCGTGAGCTACCGCGAACGCGAGTTCACCGAGTTCGACCTCGACGCCGCGCTGGCGCGCCGGCCGAAGGTGCTGCTGGTCGACGAGCTGGCGCACCGCAACCTGCCCGGCAGCCGGCACGAGCGGCGCTGGCAGGACATCGCCGAACTGCTCGACGCCGGCATCGAGGTCTATACCGCGCTCAACGTGCAGCACCTGGAAAGCCTCAACGACCAGATGCGCCGGATCACCGGCGTCACCGTGCGCGAGACGGTGCCGGATGCCTTCCTCGACCGCGCGCGCGACATCATGCTGATCGACCTGCCGCCGCGCGAGCTGATCGAGCGGCTCAAGCAGGGCAAGGTCTACGTGCCCGAGACCGCGGCCGCCGCGCTGGACGCGTTCTTCTCGCCCACCAACCTGGCCGCGCTGCGCGAGCTGGCGGTGGAGACGGTGGCCAGCCACGTCGAGAGCGACCTGCGCGAACACATGCTGGCGCGCGGCGGCGCGATGCCGGTGCGCCGCCGCGTGCTGGCCGCCATCGACGGCCATGCGCAAAGCGAATACCTGGTGCGCGTGGCGCGGCGCATCGCCGAACGCCGCGGCGCGCCGTGGAGCGTGGTCTACGTCGATACCGGCGGCGCAAGCGACCCGGCGCGGCGCGAGCGCACCGACGCGGCGATGCGCTTGGCGCGCCGGCTCGGCGGCGAGGCGCTCGTCCTGCGCGGCCACTCGGTGGCCGACGAGCTGCTGGCGCATGCCGACCGCGAGGGCGTGGGCCAGATCATTCTCGGCCGCACCCGCGAACGGCCGCTGGCGCGCATGCTCGGCCGTTCGCTCACCCAGCAGTTGCTGCGCCGGGGCGCCCACCTGGAGCTGGCGATCATCGCCACCCCGGCGGAACGGGCGAGGTCGCGCCGCCGGCTGCAGCGATCCGCGTTGCAGGGATCGCGCAGCGAGTACATCCATGCGTCCATCGCCACCCTGGTCGCCTTCGCGCTGGCCTTTGCCGTGGACCGCTACCTGTCGGTGGCCAACCTGTCGCTGATTTTCCTCACCGCCGTGCTGGTGGTGGCGGTGCGCACGCGCATGTCGGTCGCGGTGTACACCGCGCTGGCGTGCTTCCTCGGCGACAATTTCTTTTTCACCCCGCCGCGCTACACGCTGATGATCAACAACGCCGGCGACGTGCTCACGGTCGGGTTGTTCCTGGTGGCGGCGCTGGTCAGCAGCCGGCTGGCGACGCGGTTGTCCAGCCAGGTGGTGTCCTTGCGTACCGCGCAGGTGCGTTCGCGCGCCCTGCTTGCGCTGGGGCAACGGCTGGCTGCCAGTACCGATGCCGATGGCGTGCGCAACGTGGGCGCGCAGGCCATGGCCAAGACGCTGGACGCACAGGTGGCGATCCTGGCGCGGGACGCCGCGCGGCTGCAGGCCGTGGCCGTCTCGCCGCACGGCATGGTGCTGAGCATGCAGGACCTGGCGGCCGCGGACTGGAGCGAGCAGCACGCCGAGCCGGCCGGCCGCTACACCGACACGATCAACGCCGCGAGTTGCTGGACGCTGCCGCTGGGCGGCGAGGACAGCCGGCTCGGCGTGGCGGCCCTGCGATTCGCGCCGGACGTTGCGGAGCCCGATCCGGAACGGCGCAGCCTGGCGCTGGCGATGGCGCAGGACATTGGCCAGGCGCTGGAGCGGGCGCGTCTGGCCGACGAGCTGGAAAGCGCGCGCGTGCAGGGCGAGACCGAACGCCTGCGCAGCGCCTTGCTCTCCTCCGTGTCGCACGACCTGCGCTCGCCGCTGTCTTCGATGATCGGCGCCGCCGGCACCCTGGTCGACTACGAGGACCGCCTGCCGCCCGCCGAACGGCGCGAGCTGCTGGAGGCCATCCTGGGCGAAGGCCAGCGGCTGGATCGCTACATCCAGAACCTGCTCGACATGACCCGGCTCGGCCACGGCACGCTCAAGCTCAACCGCGACTGGGTGGACGTGGCCGAGATCGTGGGTGCCGCGGCGACGCGCCTGCGCAAGCTGTTCCCGGCGCAGCGGCTGGAGACGGCGCTGCCGCGGGATACGGTGCTGCTGCATGCGCATCCCGCGCTGATCGAGCAGGCGCTGTTCAACATTCTCGAAAACGCCGCGCGTTTCTCGCCGCCGGATCAGCCGGTGGCCGTGGAAGCGCGCACCGAGGGCGGACGCCTGCTGCTGGACGTGGCCGACCGCGGCCCCGGCATCCCCGAGGACGAGCGCGCGCGCATCTTCGACATGTTCTATTCCGTCTCGCGCGGCGACCGTGCCGCGCAGGGCACCGGGCTGGGCCTGGCGATCTGCCGCGGCATGATCGGCGCGCACGGCGGCAGCGTGGAGGCCTTGCCGCGCGCCGGCGGCGGCACCACCATCCGCATCAGCCTGCCGCTGCCCGAGCCGCCCGACACCAACGCATGA